A section of the Alligator mississippiensis isolate rAllMis1 chromosome 8, rAllMis1, whole genome shotgun sequence genome encodes:
- the ITIH6 gene encoding inter-alpha-trypsin inhibitor heavy chain H6 isoform X4: MRQHVAVARLLPTYRDMEKFQVWASVLPSGTVTFELSYEELLQRQQGQYQQALSIRPGAVVTDLAVNIQVAEPAGLAYLRVLPLRTSRLLTNAISGDADLPPSTRVEKGPHCAQVVFTPTREEQVTFSSTGIAADFVLQYDVAMPDVAGDLQLYDGYFVHFFAPRGLPPIRKHVVFVIDISGSMAGTKMEQTKQAMQVILGDLHLEDLFNIVAFSEVAHVWQPSGSVPPSAAHLHAAIDYVNQLEAKGWTDIHQALLTAASLFPLPSSSSLAPQHFPLLLFLTDGEATAGVTSAPRILAAARQALGGATVALFGLAFGADADFGLLHHLALDNRGLAQRVHEDTDATLQLAGFYNTVAAPLLADVALSYLPAGVSQPASHALFPHYFQGAELVVAGRVPPEASELQVGATGIGRLGPVALETQAAGGNLTQPLGCSAGPSNVGSFVRRLWAYFTVQKLLEARVRADDAGARRLLAQKATSLALDYGFVTPVTSLVVVMPEEDKEGEAPAPTLVTRKAHNPSLVATVARDLSVATVTPNPSSVSSNPSLVASLALAPSSMAPVLGGISVPTDSGQVPTEEPDPIVPRPGTPTAPSPLGMNETQMSRKKSGPFSWPTAQPWAEARGSGDTIIRLLPPDTELAVPEDTDGRFEESLDPPPIYSVMVANREAGAPDDEDVAAQARFFTFSSSVDGDPHFVAQLPGAAAPLCFTLDGHAGDTLDLLTDPQSGLTVRGQLVGAPPWPGAPERTRTFLGAVTVALGRMQVHATPAGLVLKGPGEAQWLPWGAPGPAPNPGLKPGLGLQVRGATAVLRLAPRLALVVRYHHYPQPRLLQRDHLGFYVSDGRGLSPRAHGLLGQLRKGDIWLRQGPGPGAWLCRGGAAVPARLVTKLLPGLAPRPRPAPCWLVRPRDAAALLGGAYDDFLATPRLPEGAGLPLKVETSYGAKI, translated from the exons ATGAGGCAGCACGTCGCCGTGGCCAGACTGCTGCCCAC GTACCGAGATATGGAGAAATTCCAGGTGTGGGCCAGCGTTTTGCCCAGCGGGACTGTGACCTTTGAGCTAAGCTATGAGGAGCTGCTGcagcgccagcagggccagtACCAGCAGGCGCTCAGCATCCGGCCTGGCGCTGTGGTGACTGACCTAGCTGTGAACATCCAGGTGGCTGAGCCTGCTGGTCTTGCCTACCTCCGTGTGCTGCCCCTGCGCACCAGCCGCCTGCTCACCAACGCCATCAGTG GGGATGCTGACCTACCACCCTCCACCAGGGTGGAGAAGGGGCCCCACTGTGCCCAGGTGGTCTTCACCCCCACACGCGAAGAGCAGGTGACTTTCTCCAGCACTGGCATTGCTGCTGACTTTGTGCTTCAGTATGACGTGGCTATGCCTGATGTCGCCGGTGACCTGCAG ctctatGATGGCTACTTCGTGCACTTCTTTGCACCCCGCGGGCTGCCCCCTATCCGCAAGCATGTTGTCTTCGTCATTGACATCAGCGGCTCCATGGCTGGCACCAAGATGGAGCAG accaAGCAGGCCATGCAGGTGATCCTGGGGGACCTGCACCTTGAGGACTTGTTCAACATTGTGGCCTTCTCAGAGGTGGCACATGTGTGGCAGCCTAGTGGCTCTGTGCCTCCTTCAGCTGCCCACCTCCACGCCGCCATTGACTATGTCAACCAGCTAGAGGCCAAAGGAT GGACTGATATCCACCAGGCCCTGCTGACAGccgcctccctcttccccctaccctcctcctccagcctggcccctcagcatttccccctgctcctcttccTCACGGATGGCGAGGCCACGGCTGGTGTTACCTCAGCTCCCCGCATTCTGGCTGCTGCCCGCCAGGCATTGGGGGGAGCCACCGTGGCTCTCTTTGGGCTGGCCTTTGGGGCTGATGCTGACTTTGGCCTCCTTCACCACCTGGCTCTGGACAACCGTGGCCTGGCCCAGCGGGTCCATGAGGATACCGACGCCACCCTGCAGTTGGCTGGCTTCTACAACACTGTGGCCGCCCCCCTACTAGCTGACGTGGCCCTGTCCTACCTCCCTGCTGGTGtctctcagcctgcctctcatgccctcttcccccactaCTTCCAAGGGGCTGAGCTGGTGGTAGCCGGGCGGGTGCCACCGGAGGCCTCAGAGCTCCAGGTTGGAGCCACGGGGATAGGCCGTTTGGGGCCTGTGGCCCTAGagacccaggcagctggggggaaCCTCacacagcccctgggctgctctgCGGGGCCCAGCAATGTAGGCAGCTTTGTGAGGCGCCTCTGGGCCTACTTCACtgtgcagaagctgctggaggcaCGGGTGCGGGCTGACGATGCGGGAGCCCGGAGGCTGCTGGCTCAAAAGGccaccagcctggccctggaCTATGGCTTCGTCACCCCCGTCACTTCCCTGGTGGTGGTAATGCCTGAGGAGGACAAGGAGGGggaggccccagcccccactttagTAACCAGGAAGGCCCACAATCCTTCCTTGGTAGCCACAGTTGCTCGGGACCTCTCAGTAGCCACAGTAACCCCTAACCCCTCCTCGGTATCCTCAAACCCCTCCTTGGTAGcctcactggcactggccccCTCCTCCATGGCacctgtcctagggggcatctcAGTGCCCACAGACTCTGGGCAGGTACCCACAGAGGAACCAGACCCCATTGTGCCAaggcctgggacccccacagctcccagtcccCTGGGCATGAATGAAACCCAGATGTCCAGGAAAAAGTCGGGGCCCTTctcctggcccacagcccagCCATGGGCAGAGGCACGGGGCtccggcgacaccatcatccggCTGCTGCCCCCTGACACAGAGCTGGCAGTCCCAGAGGACACTGATGGCAGGTTCGAAGAGTCCCTTGATCCCCCACCGATCTACAGCGTCATGGTAGCTAATAGGGAGGCAG gtGCCCCAGATGATGAAGATGTTGCAG cccaggccaggttCTTCACCTTCTCCTCTTCAG TGGATGGAGACCCCCACTTTGTAGCCCAGCTGCCGGgtgcagctgcccctctctgcttCACACTGGATGGGCACGCAGGGGACACCCTGGACCTGCTCACAGACCCTCAGAGTG GGCTGACAGTAAGGGgccagctggtgggtgctcccccttgGCCAGGTGCACCAGAGCGAACACGCACCTTCTTGGGCGCAGTGACGGTGGCACTAGGGAGGATGCAGGTTCATGCTacacctgctgggctggtgctgaAGGGACCTGGGGAAGCCCAATGGCTGCCCTGgggggccccaggccctgcccccaacccAGGCCTTAAGCCTGGGCTGGGGTTGCAGGTACGGGGGGCCACAGCAGTGCTGAGACTGGCCCCACGCCTGGCGCTGGTCGTGCGGTATCACCACTACCCACAGCCCCGGCTCTTGCAGCGTGACCACCTGGGGTTTTACGTGTCTGATGGGCGTGGGCTGTCACCAAGGGCCCATGGCCTGCTGG